In Syngnathus scovelli strain Florida chromosome 16, RoL_Ssco_1.2, whole genome shotgun sequence, the genomic stretch TCGCCAGCCCAAAGAAATAGTTCAAAGTTTTGGACCTCGGCGACTTCGGGCGCTCGCCTGCTCCGAAGTTGATGACGGTAGCCGACGGTGACCCGTTGCCGCTCGCCATGCCCGTACCAGTCGAGTGCTGCCTTGCCCCCGACGCGGCCCGTCCATCCCCGGGCTCGCTTGTCCCGCCTGGGCCGATCAATGGGCAGCAGCCCGGCGTGGCCACGTCGCTGCTGTATAGCGGCTCCCAGTTTCGAGGCTACCAGAAGAGCAAAGGGAACGCCTACGACGTGGATGTGGTTTTGCAGGTACGTATCAGGTTGACTTTTAAATTTGATCGCTTGCGTTTTTGTTCTCGTGCAAATGGCATTCTTTTGAGGTCCACTTGCGACCGACTTGGCACGTCGACGTTGGCTTACTTGACAGTCAATAGCAACACACTGACCTAGTTTAGCGACCGGTTGAATGCAAGTGTGACATTTGAAATGCCATTGTTTAGTATCATTTCTTACAACTTTGCATGCACCGATAACTTTGCAATAGTGGTGCAACAATTAATGGATTAATCGACACCAcatcgattatcaaattaatggACTATTATCATTATTGATACTTTAaggttatttattcagcacgatttgcaaatttttttcccctatAATGGAGGAGCATGAGAAAATGGGATGCAGCTTCACTTTGTTTCACAGCATAcactagatattacacattagtAACAACACGTTTCACTAAAATTATTGATTTTTCTCTAGCACGTGACTCCCGAGGACGCCTACTTGTGTGGATATCTGAAGATCAGCGGCCTGACTGAAGTGAGCGAGCTCAAACATTTAGCTGACATCAGGACTTGTGATGGTTATCTTATTGGGGGTCACCGCGGGCCAGTTGACCCGGCGAATCTCTATTTTAAGGTCTGCACGCCTGCCCTAATTTCTGAGACAAGTGTGTATCCATTTCATTACGTAATACTTCGCGGGGGGCCTGACAAGGGGAACAGAATGTTCAAGGGTGAAACTTGTCAGCGGGTCAGCTTGCGCTCGCATCTAATTTGAAGTGGTGTATTTACTGGCACAAAGGGAACACATATTTGCTCTCATttctcccaaaaaataaaacaaaataaaaacagcaatgGGAAACGACAGTGCAAGTATGTACTGAGTGTTCTACAATTGGGTAGCAACAGACGGATGGCCAATTTCGCCTCTCCTGCCTGCCTTGCTAACGTCTTAAATTTTTTGCCACCAGGAGTATCCAACGCTCACGACATTCTTTGCTGGTGAAATCATCAGCCGGAAGCGGCCTTTTCTAACCAGGAAGTGGGATGCTGACGAAGATGTGGACAGGAAGCACTGGGTACGTCCCCGTTCTCCCATGACCTCCACCAGGGAGTGCGACGTTTGATCAGTGGTTGTCTGACGTGACTTGAAGGGACTTTTTCCCGCAGGGCAAATTTCAGCCATTTTATAAAGTGGCCAAAAGCTTCAATTCTGATGACTTTGACTACGATGCGCTGGAACGCAGCGATTACGTCTTCATGAGATGGAAAGTCAGTCCCCGAGTGTTTTTTCAGTGACCCTTAACATCATCTCTTTGTCCTCCTGATTGTGAACTTTGAACCCTGCATTTCTGCCGTCCCAAAGGAGCAGTTCCTGGTCCCCGATCACACCATCAAGGATATTAGCGGTGCGTCCTTTGCAGGCTTTTACTACATCTGCTTCCAGAAGTCCTCGGCCACTATAGAGGGTTACTACTACCACAGGAGCTCGGAATGGTCAGTCACCGCATTATGAAGGATTGAAATGGGTATCTGGGTACATTTCTCGAAAAGGAGCGATTTTGTAGACGAGGATTTTGACCGACAAtattgaaatctttttttttttacttcttcttCCAGGTATCAGTCCCTCAACCTGAGCCACGTCCGAGAGCACAGTATTCCCATTTATGAATTCCGCTGAAAAGACGagcgacaaatatttttgtcaagGAGGGTTCAGCTCATCTTCAATGGGATGCCCAAAAACAACATCAAGAAATACGGATGGCGAGCGAGCCACTTGCTGTCCCGAATGGAGCTCGgtgaacacccccccccccccccccccccccccccatcaaaaGGCGCTCTCCGACCTCTGCGCAAGACTGAGAGAAAGATGCGAAGGCTAACGGACGCAATGAAGAGGTCTCACTGTGGCCGCAAAGCCCATCTTGACCTCATTTTCCAACCTGGCTTGATTTTGGTTTTTAATTATGTTTTACAAAGGCATTTACTCACAAAAAGACAACCTTGCCTTGAAGTTGAACTAAGTAAGCCTTTCAGTCCTTtcttttctcatttgatgtAAAAGACTAAAGACATCTTTCTAATGTAGTGCTTTCACAACAACTGTTGACGTAATAACGCTTTACAGAGCACATCACGGAAAACATACAAACACAACAACGATCCCTCCGTTTGAAAATCAACAACTGTCATGCACTCTGG encodes the following:
- the gid4 gene encoding glucose-induced degradation protein 4 homolog isoform X1 gives rise to the protein MTVADGDPLPLAMPVPVECCLAPDAARPSPGSLVPPGPINGQQPGVATSLLYSGSQFRGYQKSKGNAYDVDVVLQHVTPEDAYLCGYLKISGLTEVSELKHLADIRTCDGYLIGGHRGPVDPANLYFKEYPTLTTFFAGEIISRKRPFLTRKWDADEDVDRKHWGKFQPFYKVAKSFNSDDFDYDALERSDYVFMRWKEQFLVPDHTIKDISGASFAGFYYICFQKSSATIEGYYYHRSSEWYQSLNLSHVREHSIPIYEFR
- the gid4 gene encoding glucose-induced degradation protein 4 homolog isoform X2, whose product is MTVADGDPLPLAMPVPVECCLAPDAARPSPGSLVPPGPINGQQPGVATSLLYSGSQFRGYQKSKGNAYDVDVVLQHVTPEDAYLCGYLKISGLTEEYPTLTTFFAGEIISRKRPFLTRKWDADEDVDRKHWGKFQPFYKVAKSFNSDDFDYDALERSDYVFMRWKEQFLVPDHTIKDISGASFAGFYYICFQKSSATIEGYYYHRSSEWYQSLNLSHVREHSIPIYEFR